The following coding sequences lie in one Ostrea edulis chromosome 8, xbOstEdul1.1, whole genome shotgun sequence genomic window:
- the LOC130049652 gene encoding uncharacterized protein LOC130049652 → MDLSGIPHPHMDWNSTNLPEAWKKFRQHVELIFNGPLKGKDEPILCSYLMLWVGDKGRDIFNTWNLSADDSKKLNKYYEHFQAYVQPKLNPVFARYKFNNQVQGDATFDQFVTQLKLLAVDCSYTDPNEMIRDRIVFGVKSAKIREKLINEGENLTLEKAVQIGQNIEYSCEQLKTMNAAASEVHAVATGSRGTTRYSKGRNSHSQRQNQGNRASTRNPKKPSECPNCGRNHKDGTCPAKGKRCDKCGKWNHFAAVCRSSQSNNNSKSARVNEIFVNTQPGMGSDQDSDFYVDTIHVDSGTSGKTPDQAFVNVSIGLNESSVRFKLDTGSQVNILPATEYNRLGIQSVLTKATKHLSAYSGTALKTLGQCKLKCAYNERSIVVDFFIVETQSTPILGMPSCLALELIQLIYTVDTTKPPLDKNAVLSEFSDVFKGVGKFKGDCSIRID, encoded by the coding sequence atgGATCTTTCTGGAATCCCGCATCCACATATGGACTGGAACTCGACAAATCTGCCCGAAGCGTGGAAAAAATTTAGACAGCACGTGGAACTGATTTTCAATGGACCCCTCAAAGGGAAAGACGAACCAATACTGTGCTCGTACCTCATGTTATGGGTCGGAGATAAAGGCAGAGACATTTTTAACACTTGGAACCTCTCAGCGGACGACAGtaagaaattaaataaatacTATGAACACTTCCAGGCTTATGTACAGCCAAAATTGAATCCGGTGTTTGCTAGATACAAATTTAACAATCAAGTGCAGGGTGACGCGACATTTGATCAGTTCGTAACCCAACTTAAATTACTGGCTGTTGATTGTTCGTACACAGATCCCAACGAGATGATAAGGGACAGAATTGTTTTCGGAGTGAAATCTGCTAAGATTCGTGAAAAACTTATCAACGAGGGAGAGAACCTAACTCTCGAAAAAGCAGTTCAGATTGGACAAAACATTGAGTATTCATGTGAACAACTGAAAACCATGAATGCAGCAGCATCGGAAGTTCACGCTGTCGCCACAGGATCACGGGGAACTACGCGATATTCCAAGGGGCGTAACTCGCACTCTCAGAGACAAAATCAAGGAAACCGCGCGTCCACAAGAAACCCAAAGAAACCTAGCGAATGTCCAAACTGCGGCCGTAATCACAAGGATGGAACGTGCCCAGCCAAAGGAAAGCGCTGTGATAAATGTGGAAAATGGAACCATTTTGCAGCAGTGTGTCGTTCTTCACAATCTAACAATAACTCTAAAAGTGCTAGggtcaatgaaatatttgtaaacacaCAACCAGGTATGGGTAGTGACCAAGATTCTGATTTCTATGTAGATACTATTCATGTAGACTCAGGTACATCAGGTAAGACCCCTGACCAAGCATTTGTTAATGTGTCCATTGGCCTAAATGAGTCATCTGTTAGATTCAAATTAGATACTGGCTCGCAGGTGAATATTTTGCCCGCCACCGAGTACAACCGCCTAGGCATTCAAAGCGTGCTTACGAAAGCCACTAAGCATTTATCAGCTTACAGCGGGACAGCACTGAAAACGTTAGGTCAGTGTAAGCTTAAATGCGCATATAATGAGCGATCCATTGTTGTTGATTTCTTCATTGTAGAAACTCAGTCAACCCCCATATTAGGTATGCCCTCATGTTTAGCCCTTGAGCTTATTCAGCTTATTTACACCGTCGATACCACTAAGCCGCCCCTCGATAAGAATGCAGTTTTATCCGAGTTTAGTGATGTGTTCAAGGGAGTTGGCAAATTTAAAGGGGATTGCAGTATTCGCATAGACTGA
- the LOC130049653 gene encoding uncharacterized protein K02A2.6-like: MRQLLSKEVEFIWDQPQNEAFEEVKNILTSSPGPVLAYFDTAKHLTLQVDASKFGLGASLLQEGRPIAYASKSLTPTEVNYAQIEKELFAILFGCKRFHQYVYGRRIMVETDHKPLIFIMKKPMVSAPPRLQRMMLQLYQYDLELTHKSGKEIPLADTLSRKFLSDSYPELSEGMDARIHSVIFSIPISDKKLKHIQSLSDSDPQCVALSKVVRNGWPDRRADCPNELHEFWNYRDELSVINGMIFKGQKIFIPKGFRKVILGHLHTGHMGVNKCLKRARDILFWPKMSADIEDMVLKCNTCLERRYDNPREPLKSHSIPEQPWQVLASDLFSWHGQDFVLVVDYYSRYFEVNRLEDTRSNTVILKLKKTFSHHGIPEKLITDNGPQYSSGEFREFSKQYGFVHETSSPHHPQSNGLAEKTVQTIKHIFSKSQASRTDPLSGHS; encoded by the coding sequence ATGCGGCAATTGCTCAGCAAGGAGGTCGAATTCATTTGGGATCAACCCCAAAACGAGGCTTTTGAGGAGGTTAAAAACATTTTGACCTCAAGCCCTGGACCGGTCCTCGCCTATTTTGACACGGCCAAGCACTTAACCTTACAGGTCGATGCGTCAAAATTTGGGCTAGGTGCTTCTCTACTCCAGGAAGGAAGACCTATAGCATATGCCTCTAAATCACTCACACCAACGGAGGTAAACTATGCTCAAATAGAGAAGGAGCTATTTGCCATCCTTTTCGGATGCAAAAGGTTCCACCAGTATGTCTATGGAAGACGTATTATGGTTGAGACCGACCACAAGCCACTTATATTCATTATGAAAAAACCTATGGTCTCTGCACCACCACGTTTGCAACGCATGATGCTTCAGTTGTATCAGTATGATCTAGAGCTAACCCACAAATCTGGTAAGGAAATACCGTTGGCAGACACTTTGTCTCGCAAGTTCTTATCAGACAGCTACCCAGAGTTATCAGAGGGTATGGATGCACGTATACATTCCGTCATATTTAGCATACCCATCAGCGACAAAAAACTTAAACACATTCAGTCTTTATCTGACTCAGATCCTCAATGTGTAGCACTAAGCAAGGTCGTGAGAAATGGTTGGCCTGACCGACGGGCTGACTGCCCCAATGAGTTGCATGAATTTTGGAATTATCGTGATGAACTATCTGTCATTAATGGCATGATCTTTAAGGGTCAAAAGATCTTCATACCCAAAGGCTTTAGAAAGGTCATACTAGGTCACCTACACACTGGTCACATGGGTGTCAATAAATGCCTCAAACGAGCGCGTGACATATTATTCTGGCCCAAGATGTCGGCTGATATTGAGGATATGGTCctcaaatgtaatacatgtctAGAAAGGCGTTATGACAACCCTAGGGAACCCCTGAAATCCCATAGTATTCCAGAGCAGCCCTGGCAGGTGCTTGCTTCTGACCTATTTAGCTGGCATGGCCAAGACTTCGTGCTGGTAGTTGACTACTACAGCAGATATTTTGAGGTCAACAGACTCGAGGATACACGCTCAAACACTGTTATTCTTAAACTTAAGAAAACCTTTTCGCATCATGGTATCCCAGAGAAACTAATTACAGACAATGGCCCACAATATTCGAGTGGGGAATTCAGAGAGTTTAGCAAGCAGTATGGATTCGTACATGAGACTTCAAGTCCACATCACCCCCAATCTAATGGGCTTGCCGAGAAAACGGTACAAACCATTAAACATATATTCTCAAAATCTCAGGCGAGTCGTACAGATCCCCTATCTGGGCATTCTTGA
- the LOC130049513 gene encoding uncharacterized protein LOC130049513, which translates to MPGKKSYNCCNCPRVVRQKDRYSIARKYRVVISKLSGRTPGDDDFLCNRCRCMCARHIKRKGHSMASTTDCQGESAPSTSSTTLTPQFSPPSVTLPFPCTSRGHAACCICKRPGPKLVVVPVGFRHRIFITKEVIIPAGARCCPKHLQRDIESLNPTARTTKFNKTSITELIKFLRTEIIRSEKARLDFDSENLTDTEYVDLLGISKASFNDMMLFIEGKIKITPARTTRTSLAIFLLKLRGGESNKILSTLFNISKSSIQRSVRAVRNILMTGGFVTENLGFGHITREEIINKHTRPLAQTLFGDDTTQQAILILDGTYIYINKSGNFRFQRQSYSLHKGRPLVKPMVIVSSTGYFVSVLGPYIAKNNDASILNHILKRNIDDIQGWVCEDDVFVVDRGFRDSLDYLEELGIKAQMPSFMAHGDRQMSTESANISRLVTKIRWVVESANGRIKQWRYLGKILPTSQVPYIGDFVRIVCAISNRYLKSISNGNAEDDQILGTKMIYLSKQINTLRQHVEENKLERRSACWEEMDDITDFPNLDEEQLRSLTCGTYQLKLSPSYAQEHIEGDCAIHVHKEEPGLVRIRMQSRHVSSRSYLLWIKYAEGAIIAWYCKCKAGARVVGMCAHIAAILWYVGYARHQPAGRIGVRDWGEFLEDATLVDESESSSEGSEIEE; encoded by the exons ATGCCTGGTAAGAAATCTTACAACTGTTGTAATTGTCCACGCGTGGTACGACAGAAAGACAGATACAGCATTGCAAGAAAATACAGAGTCGTTATCTCCAAACTATCTGGGAGAACACCAGGTGACGATGACTTCTTATGCAACAGATGTAGGTGCATGTGTGCACGTCACATAAAACGCAAAGGTCATAGCATGGCGAGCACGACAGATTGTCAAGGTGAATCCGCACCATCAACATCATCTACAACTTTAACACCTCAGTTCAGTCCACCATCAGTAACTCTTCCTTTTCCTTGCACATCAAGAGGACATGCTGCATGTTGCATCTGCAAAAGGCCAGGACCAAAGCTAGTTGTGGTTCCAGTGGGATTTCGTCATCGAATCTTTATCACCAAAGAAGTCATAATTCCTGCTGGAGCTCGTTGCTGCCCAAAACACCTGCAGAGAGACATTGAAAGCTTGAACCCAACAGCGAGAACAACAAAGTTCAATAAAACTTCAATAACTGAGCTGATCAAGTTCTTAAGAACTGAGATTATACGAAGTGAGAAAGCAAGGCTAGATTTTGACAGTGAAAATCTTACAGACACTGAATATGTAGATCTCCTGGGGATATCAAAAGCTTCTTTCAATGACATGATGCTGTTTATCGAGGGGAAAATCAAAATAACTCCTGCTAGAACTACCAGAACCAGCCTTGCAATCTTTTTGCTAAAATTGAGAGGAGGGGAGTCAAACAAGATTTTGTCCACATTGTTTAATATTTCCAAATCCAGTATACAAAGAAGTGTGCGAGCTGTCCGCAATATATTGATGACTGGAGGTTTTGTCACAGAAAACCTTGGATTTGGTCACATAACGCGAGAGGAGATAATCAATAAGCATACGCGACCCCTTGCCCAGACACTTTTTGGTGATGACACAACTCAGCAAGCCATACTTATATTGGATGGGACGTACATCTACATCAACAAAAGTGGTAATTTTAGATTTCAACGTCAATCCTACAGTCTCCACAAAGGCAGGCCACTTGTGAAACCTATGGTCATTGTGTCATCGACAGGCTACTTTGTTTCTGTATTAGGCCCTTATATTGCAAAAAACAATGATGCCTCCATACTCAACcacattttgaaaagaaatatcgATGACATACAGGGATGGGTTTGCGAGGATGATGTATTTGTGGTGGACCGTGGTTTCAGAGACTCCTTGGATTACTTGGAGGAACTAGGTATCAAGGCACAGATGCCATCCTTTATGGCTCATGGAGACAGGCAGATGTCAACTGAAAGTGCAAATATTAGTCGATTAGTGACAAAG ATAAGATGGGTGGTTGAGTCAGCGAATGGTAGGATAAAGCAATGGCGTTACCTTGGGAAAATCCTGCCAACGAGCCAGGTTCCGTACATTGGAGATTTTGTTAGGATTGTTTGTGCCATCAGTAACAG GTACTtgaaaagtatttctaatggtaaTGCTGAAGATGACCAGATCCTTGGTACAAAAATGATTTACTTATCAAAGCAAATCAACACCCTTCGGCAGCATGTTGAAGAAAACAAATTGGAAAGACGATCAGCTTGTTGGGAGGAAATGGATGATATCACTGACTTTCCAAACCTGGATGAAGAGCAACTGAGGTCTCTGACATGTGGCACGTACCAGCTGAAATTATCCCCAAGCTATGCCCAGGAACATATTGAAGGAGATTGTGCCATTCATGTCCACAAGGAGGAGCCAGGTCTAGTACGAATCAGAATGCAGAGTCGTCATGTGTCATCCAGGTCCTACCTTCTGTGGATAAAGTATGCAGAGGGTGCAATAATTGCATGGTATTGTAAGTGTAAGGCTGGTGCTCGTGTTGTTGGCATGTGTGCACACATTGCAGCCATTCTATGGTATGTGGGGTATGCACGGCACCAACCAGCGGGGCGAATAGGTGTGCGTGATTGGGGGGAGTTTCTGGAAGATGCCACTTTGGTTGATGAGTCTGAGAGTTCCAGTGAAGGCAGTGAAATAGAAGAGTAA